Proteins from a genomic interval of Nocardia sp. BMG51109:
- a CDS encoding histidine phosphatase family protein — protein MILVRHGETEGNVAKVLDTRVPGLPLTERGVAQAKSFGATLRTPPRRLFSSAALRARQTAGHVESVTGVSAEVLDGVYEVQVGELEGANSDAAHEMFQDVYRTWHLGRLDVRLPGGETGQEVLDRYLPELERLRQEFLIPGATAVGDILVVSHGAAMRLAGRAVGGVAPPFTTNNHLDNTETIELLPRYGGPDGRGEFRGWECVRWGRYTPPFEADIEPTADDPMG, from the coding sequence CTGATCCTGGTCCGGCACGGCGAGACCGAGGGCAATGTCGCGAAGGTCCTGGACACCCGGGTGCCGGGCCTGCCGCTGACCGAGCGCGGTGTGGCGCAGGCGAAATCGTTCGGGGCGACGCTGAGGACGCCGCCGCGGCGGCTGTTCAGCTCGGCGGCGTTACGCGCCCGCCAGACCGCCGGACACGTCGAATCGGTGACCGGGGTGTCGGCCGAGGTGCTCGACGGGGTGTACGAGGTGCAGGTCGGCGAGCTGGAGGGGGCCAATTCCGATGCGGCGCACGAGATGTTCCAGGATGTCTACCGCACGTGGCATCTGGGACGGCTGGATGTCCGGCTGCCCGGCGGCGAGACCGGGCAGGAGGTGCTCGATCGGTACCTGCCGGAGCTGGAACGGCTTCGGCAGGAATTTCTGATTCCCGGCGCCACCGCGGTCGGCGACATCCTGGTGGTCAGCCACGGCGCGGCCATGCGTCTGGCCGGTCGGGCGGTGGGCGGGGTGGCGCCGCCGTTCACCACGAACAACCATCTCGACAACACCGAGACCATCGAGCTGCTGCCGCGCTACGGCGGCCCGGACGGCCGCGGCGAGTTCCGCGGCTGGGAATGCGTGCGGTGGGGCCGGTACACGCCGCCGTTCGAGGCCGACATCGAACCCACCGCCGACGATCCGATGGGATGA
- a CDS encoding DUF2470 domain-containing protein, producing MPRTTTTAAPTTAERVRSACAHAEHAVLALPGADPVSTTVHHLRACGDAVIAVALDSSAVEAAAGPLGSPAVLELTDMAPLPLREPVRSLVWLRGRVRAVPGYAQRALAGEVAKDHPHPSLLDVGHTTTLLRVVVDSAVVADSSGAAAACLDQLRSAHPDPFWELESAWLQHMDADHADVVAQLARHLPVRLRGGAVHPLAIDRYGVTLRVESRDSDHDVRLPFETPVDDVQSLSRAVRILAGCPFLHGMR from the coding sequence ATGCCCCGCACGACAACCACCGCCGCACCGACCACCGCCGAGCGGGTGCGCAGTGCCTGTGCCCACGCCGAGCATGCGGTCCTCGCCCTCCCCGGCGCCGATCCGGTTTCCACGACCGTGCACCATCTGCGCGCGTGCGGCGACGCGGTGATCGCTGTCGCCCTGGATTCCTCCGCCGTGGAAGCGGCCGCCGGTCCGCTCGGTTCCCCGGCGGTGCTCGAGCTGACCGATATGGCCCCGCTCCCGCTGCGCGAGCCGGTCCGGTCGCTGGTGTGGCTGCGCGGCCGGGTCCGCGCGGTGCCGGGGTACGCCCAGCGCGCCCTGGCCGGCGAGGTGGCCAAGGACCACCCGCACCCGTCGCTGCTCGATGTCGGCCACACCACCACGCTGCTGCGGGTGGTCGTCGACTCCGCCGTGGTCGCCGATTCCAGCGGTGCCGCCGCGGCCTGCCTGGACCAGTTGCGCTCCGCCCACCCCGACCCGTTCTGGGAGCTGGAATCGGCGTGGCTGCAACACATGGATGCCGACCACGCCGACGTCGTGGCGCAACTGGCGCGGCACCTGCCGGTCCGGCTGCGCGGCGGCGCGGTGCACCCGCTGGCCATCGACCGCTACGGCGTGACCCTGCGGGTGGAGAGCCGCGACAGCGACCACGACGTCCGGCTGCCGTTCGAAACCCCCGTGGACGACGTGCAATCCCTCAGCCGCGCCGTCCGCATCCTCGCCGGCTGCCCCTTCCTGCACGGCATGCGCTGA
- a CDS encoding nuclear transport factor 2 family protein, which yields MPDNRTIIQNAWRAFASHEAERIAPCFTDDAEWLAPTDNATAVALGGPSHMVGRAAITRFLADDFGRLFVRDVAVEFHGFHVDGDRVIVEETMSATLANGNAYVNDYCLVFELRDGLIHRVREYMDTARGHRAVFGASVPTAEATIGVPTT from the coding sequence ATGCCTGACAATCGGACCATCATCCAGAATGCGTGGCGCGCCTTCGCGAGCCACGAGGCCGAGCGGATCGCCCCCTGTTTCACCGACGACGCCGAGTGGCTGGCCCCGACGGACAACGCCACCGCGGTCGCCCTCGGCGGACCCAGCCACATGGTCGGCCGCGCCGCCATCACCCGTTTCCTCGCCGACGACTTCGGGCGGCTGTTCGTGCGCGACGTCGCCGTCGAATTCCACGGCTTCCACGTCGACGGCGACCGGGTGATCGTGGAGGAGACCATGAGCGCGACGCTGGCCAACGGGAACGCCTACGTCAACGACTACTGTCTCGTCTTCGAACTGCGTGACGGGCTGATTCACCGGGTGCGGGAGTACATGGACACCGCCCGCGGGCACCGCGCGGTATTCGGTGCGTCGGTACCCACCGCCGAAGCCACAATCGGAGTCCCGACCACCTGA
- the pheA gene encoding prephenate dehydratase, translating into MPHIAYFGPSGTFTEMALAQLESANAFEGPVERIAAPSQGAALELIRAGEVDGAVVPIESSVEGSISATLDALAVGPRLQIVAETELDVAFTILARPGVELSEVHTIAAYPVAAAQVRMWLAHRLPEARLYTSASNAAAAEDVVAGHADAAVSTTLAGERLGLAVLASGVADHDRAVTRFVLVTRPRTAPPRTGADRTSLVVLELANEPGALMRVFAEFADRGVDLTRIESRPTRTGMGSYRFYLDCVGHIDDTAVAEALKALHRTAGRVRFLGSWPASAPSGTPPPPDEPAAAWLADLKKGVADL; encoded by the coding sequence GTGCCGCACATCGCCTATTTCGGGCCGTCGGGAACATTCACCGAGATGGCCCTCGCCCAGCTGGAGTCCGCGAACGCCTTCGAGGGGCCGGTCGAACGCATCGCCGCGCCGAGTCAGGGGGCCGCGCTCGAGTTGATCCGGGCCGGTGAGGTGGACGGGGCGGTGGTGCCGATCGAGAGCTCCGTCGAGGGGTCGATCTCGGCGACGCTCGATGCGCTCGCCGTCGGGCCGCGGCTGCAGATCGTGGCCGAGACCGAGCTGGATGTGGCGTTCACGATCCTGGCCCGGCCGGGCGTCGAGCTGTCCGAGGTGCACACGATCGCCGCCTATCCGGTGGCCGCCGCGCAGGTGCGGATGTGGCTGGCGCACCGCCTGCCCGAGGCCCGGTTGTACACCTCGGCGTCCAACGCCGCCGCGGCGGAGGACGTGGTCGCCGGGCATGCCGACGCGGCCGTATCGACGACGCTGGCGGGCGAGCGGCTGGGCCTGGCGGTGCTGGCTTCCGGTGTGGCCGACCACGATCGGGCGGTGACCCGGTTCGTGCTGGTGACCAGGCCGCGGACGGCGCCGCCGCGCACGGGTGCCGACCGGACCTCGCTGGTGGTGCTCGAGCTGGCCAACGAGCCCGGCGCGCTGATGCGGGTGTTCGCCGAATTCGCCGACCGCGGAGTCGATCTCACCCGCATCGAATCGCGGCCGACGCGCACCGGGATGGGCAGCTATCGGTTCTATCTCGATTGTGTCGGCCACATCGACGACACCGCGGTCGCCGAGGCGCTCAAGGCGTTGCACCGCACCGCCGGACGGGTCCGCTTCCTGGGTTCGTGGCCGGCGAGCGCGCCGAGCGGCACACCGCCGCCGCCGGACGAACCGGCCGCGGCATGGCTGGCGGATCTGAAGAAGGGGGTCGCGGACCTGTGA